The region ATCCTACATCAGTAGAGGCTCAAGAGGAGAGGGAGAAAGCACAAGCGGAGAAGGTAGCCAAGATTCCAGGTGCTGAAGAGgtctctcaaatccttctcaaatctaGACAAGATCAACTTAGCTATCTTATTCTAGCCACTTGGAGGCTTGAGAAAGGATTGGCTACCTTGTCTCAGAATCAAGAGAGCCTTGAGAGAGTCTTTGAAACAAAGCTTCATGacatggatgtcaaagtgacagataTTCAAACTTCTATGGAGAAGATTCAAGAAGAGCTTGAGGAAAGGAGTGACAAGACCACCACAAATATATATCAAAGGGTGCCAAGAAGACAGAGGTCTGCAGCAGTGCCAGTGCCTCATACTAGAGCTACaacttcagcacctgcagccacaacTTCATTTGCCCCTCCAGtttccactccaccagctccaacgacTTCTACAGATGCATTTGTCCTGGGAGTCCTCTCAACACCACCTCCTGAAGATCAATTCTAGAGAGACGCatatcactatgcattttcaagctttttggtaacgtgttgccaaagggggagaaagtgtatagatcataggcttcgagagagagagagagagagagcttcttTTGCCTCTTATTTTCTACTtgcttgatacttatttgtgtgctTGTTTGGATGATACTTTATGTgtttgtgagatacttgtatggtcatgtgtttgatcatatcatacgttaatgtttgtgcttggatgatgatattatttatctctcatgtatgattattcactttgccttggtgatgagtgcatatttcatattcaatcattttgagcgctccaccaagatgtatgtgacatggaagagtaacccatgatcctaatcgattgtgcatttgcattcaaaagcacatTTTAAATAATGcagaaatttagggggagctcttgcttatcacatacttctcaaagcgatgatgtattacattcttattatcatttgtcgaagttttgatctatatgttgtcatcaattaccaaaaagggggagattgaaagtgcaactatccctgggtggttttggtaattcttaacaacatatagctcattgaactaatactctttcaagatgatcatttcagaaggtTCAATGATTGTCatagcatggactagagatgtggacccctcaaaatactaaggacacacattggcaaaagctcaagactctacattttcattttagtgatccaagatcgcattgagtccataggaaaagccaatactattaaaaggggatgaggtgttgcttaatggcttgcttgctcaaaatgcttagtgatatgctccaaaacccctaGCTACTTCTCACATTCCAcatttgtcctaaacctaaagtcaaactcggccccaccgatttgattcatctggcgccaccgagttcatttgacatagccatagccagaaaccctaatcagttccgtctcaccgatagggatctcggtctcaccgagatggaattgctaactctttgtttccttcataacatttcggtctaaccgaagtgagcgatcgatcccaccgagttagcaatgcaaactctctgtttccctttcgtaacatttcggtctcaccgaaatgagcgaattggtcccaccgagtttgcataaccaactctctgtttgccttttactgaaatcggtctccccgagatcatgtgatcggtctcaccaagattacattatgccctaaccctaacaaaatcggccccaccgagttgatcgtatcggtcccaccgaaaaccctaacgttcacattttgaactaaatcggtttgaccgagtttaactattcggtcccaccgagtttggtgaattgtgtgtaatggttagattttgtctggaggctatatatacccctccacccactcttcattcgtggagagagccatcagaacgaacctacacttccattactcattttctgagagagaaccacctactcatgtgttgagactaagatattccattcctaccagaagaatcttgatctctagccttcccactcaaatcatctttccaccatatccaaatctgtgagagagttgagtgttggggagactatcatttgaagcacaagatcaaggagttcatcatcaacacaccatctattaccttttggagagtggtgtctcctagattggttaggtgtcacttgggagcctcagtcaagattgtggagttgaaccaaggagtttgtaagggcaaggagatcgcctactttgtgaagatctaccctagtgaggcaagtccttcgtgggtgatggccattgtgggatggacaaggttgcttcttcgtggacccttcttgggtggagccctccgtggactcgtgcagctgctacccttcgtgggttgaagtctccatcaacgtggatgtacaatagcacaacctatcagaaccacgccaaaaatctccgtgtctacattgcgttttctccctctaaactcctcccatttaccttcatatgcaatgatttacattccgctgctatactcttagaattgcatgtgtaggttgatagcttgacttatgctaagttgctaaaatctaccaagacttaaaattgggaaaaggctagatttttatttggtcaagtagtctaatcacccgcccctctctagacatactttcgttcCTACATTAAGTGACTGGAGAAGCCTCTCGCAAGCTTGAGAGAgattctcttctttaatttgcacaaagttaaatatttcctgtaaggcagcttgtttcttatgagctggaaaatatttttcaaagaagtaatatatcatatcctggggagtacgcacacaaggagcaagagtattaaaccatatcttagcatcaccctttaacgagaaaggaaacaacttaagaatatagtagtagcgaatcttttcctcatgagcaaagagggtggctatatcatttaatttagtaaggtgtgccgcagcagtttcagtttcataactgtgaaaaggattagattcaaccaaattaattaactcaagattgacagagaattcataatccttatcagtaacaaagcacGGAgaatagcaaacttaggatcatgcttcattttcttcatcatagATTATTTTCTTTAAGCTTACATAGTAGTTTCTTAAATCTTCTCTgtcattacaagcaagaaattcTCTAGCTATCTccccattcataacataaccctcaggtaccttAGGCATTTCAATTCTAGGAGAGCTAATTCTAATAGGTGAATCATAATTCTCATCAATTTTAGCATTTTCGGTTTGTTTAGCTTTAGGAAGTtgttcatcaaaaaattcacctagtggcacagtttcATCAAGCATAGTACTAGAAtcgtcataagcatcattcatagcagaagtagcatcatcaattacttgctaTATATCAGAATTAACAGCAGGTGGTGCTGTCGTGAGCCtattcaaaacagaaggtgaatcaggtgcagagctagatggcagttccttacctccccttgtcttcatagtgatcaacatatataaatcccaagtgactcagcaaaTAGGGCTATggtcaccggcaacggcgccaaaaaaaggtcttgataacccacaagtataggagatcgcaacagttttcgaaggtagagtattcaacccaaatttattgatccgacacaaggggagccaaagaatatttgcaagtattagcagttgagttgtcaattcaaccatacctggagaaCTAAATATCTGCGGCAAAGTGATCAGTAACACATTAGTACGATAGTTTGATAGCAGcggtaacagtagcaatagtaacggtaatagtagcagttttatagtgattgtaacagcgacagtgacgaaagtaacttagcaaaaaccAATATgagaaaatcgtaggcattggatcgatggtgcataattatgttggatgacattcatcatgtaacagtcataacctagggcgagacagaactagctccaattcatcaatataatataggcatgtattccgtatatagtcatgcgTGGTTGTAATGAGAACttgaatgacatcttttgtcctacccttccgtcgcagcggggtccataacgaaatctaagggatattaaggcctccttttaacagagaactggaacaaagcattaacacatagtgaatatatacgtgaactcctcaaactacggtaatcaccggaaataaTCTCAATTATTATcatcttggggtatgcggatcataacacgtaataggtgcatacaacttgcaagataggatcaagaacacaaatatattcatgaaaaaaataaatggtacagatatgaaatcatggcactcgggcactagtaacaagcattaaacatagcaaagtcatagcaacatcaatctcagaacataatgaatACTAGAGATCaagccctaagaaaactaactcgattacatgataaatctcatccaactcatcatcgtccagtaagcctacgaaggaattactcactcccggcggtgagcatcatgaaattgatgatggaggatggttgatgatgacgacggtgccgAATACCCCTCTTCGGAGTcccgaacggacttcagatcagccctcccgatgaagaacaggagatgaTGGCagtggcttcgtatcgtaaaacgtgatgattccttctctctgatttttttctggacaaataggtacttatggagttggagttagggttgcgCGAGTTgtcaggggcccacaagcctgctaggcgcgccccctatgcTTGTGGCGCCCTGGTGGCCCCCTTCTGGTATTTTTCTGtgtcagtatttttatatattctgaaaacaatcttcgtaaagtttcagctcaatctgagaacttttatttctgcacaaaaagaacaccatggcaattctgctgaaaacaacatcaatctgggttagttccattcaaatcatgcaaattagagtccaaaacaagagcaaaagtgtttagtTTTTGTACCCAACAGTGCTGCTCCATTTTGTGACATGTCTGCTCCAACACTTCATCAACACCTAGCAATCGGAGCACGCAGCGAGGAACGGCGCCGGTGCACGTTGACTATGGCCGGGACGACAGGGGAGGGACGACCTCATCGTAGTCGAGAAGGAGCGGCGCCGCGAGGTCGGGGTGCGGTGGCTTGCCCGGCTCGGCGCAGCACTGGAAGGTCGTCGCACGCTGCATCTTGGCCGCGAGCGGGGAGACCGGCAGCAGCAACAGGCGAGTTGCTCCTCTGAGGTCCGCGAGCGGCGCGGCGCGGCCAGGGCGAGCGGGGAGGGGAGGCGTGGCGCGGCAGGGCGAGCTCGGAGGAGCACGTCGGCGGTCAAGCTCAAACCGCACACCAGCGCGACGAGGCACGACACGACGGGGGCGACATGGCAGGGCGAGCACGGCTTAAGGCGAGGGGGTGAGGGAGGCGCGGCACGGCAGGGTGAGCGTGGAGAAGCGCGTAGGCGAGACGAGGCACGGCGCGGACGGCACGCCGAGCGGGGAACGGCGAGCATGGCAGatagaaaagagagagaaaaggttATGCGAGTGGACAGAGAACCTCTGGTTTGTGTCCAGCTCCAACCTAAATCTAACACAAATTTAAGACATAAATGGGTCCGAGCAAATACTAAACCGACAAAAGATAAGAATATGTCTACGTTGGGCAATATTTTTGTCTGCACGGACACAAACAGAGAGTATGCCTGGGCGCGTTGGAATTGCCTAAGGTAGCTCCTCGTCTCCCGCGTCCGCGCTGAGACATATCACGAGTTCACTACCGAACGACTGAAAATCAAGACGTGGCAGGGCCTATGCTATCACGAGTTCACGACCGAATGACTGAAAATCGTGACATGGCAGGGCCTATGCGCCAAGATTTGCGCTCGCGATCTCTAAACCGCCAAAAACCTGATGTTAGATAGTGTTTCCTAAAGAATTGTATGAACCGTTCAAAGTGCTACCAGACAACAATACACATACACAAAAACCAGACAAGACAAAATACAGTTGGCAACATGACTGTAAAGTTACAGTCGATAATACTAGAAAATAGTCTGATAGCATGAGTTATATATACTACACCAATCACACAACAAAACATTAACTTTAAAGTCAGAGTCAACTCGCACAACATAAGTTATATTATATATAGTCGATGCCCAAAATCGACAGTTGGACATCTCAGATATACTATGTAGCTAACCGATAGCACACTTCAACAAGCCGAATGGACACACGGCATCCTGTCCAGCCGGGATCTTCAGATAAATACATTGCCTACGCGTGAGCAGTGCTCGGAGGTTTCAAACAGCCACCGGTCTCAAGATATCATCCTTGTCCACAACAAGGAGGGACCAAGCAACGGTTACCTCCAGCTCAGCATCATCAACGTTAAATTTCTTCTGGCTGAAGCCAAAATATTTGGATGCCAAGGAGACATGTCCTTCTGCGATGATATCACCGGATGACGAGCAAGTCTGTACGACAACTTTCAGGCTGCCTTCATGTTCTACAGAGACCACACGCCTCAACAGATCAAGGTAGCCCTCTGAACCACTGGGCATTGCTTTTTTAAAACGATCAAGCAGCACGACTTCACCAGATGCGGCATTAGCAACATAAGTAGGTTTACCATCGATGATCTTGCGTATGTATGATGTTGTCGAGCAAGAAACTCGGCATCGACTTTCAACACGCTGCCGTGTCCCCTGTTTAACAACACGGACACTGCAGATCGTGGCCTGGATCGTCTCCACAAGCCGCTCGACGCATAACTCTATTTTGCAGAAGCGGTTCTCGAAGCAGATGGTATGCACACCAGGATGACGAGCGTAGAAATCGCGAGTTGCGCTGATCAATGCTCTATCTCGAGACACTGCTCCACGTTCAACTTTTAGCTGAATTTCAAAGCGAACAGGGTCTCTGCAGAGAATTGCACGAGACGGCCCAATCAAGCGCAAATATAGATTCTGCAAGCATTCATCAATCACCCCGTTAACTACTAATCAACAAGAGATGAAAAAAAAACTCAGGGAGACATGTGAAGAAATATACCCCCCAAAAAATGAAAGCAAAGATAATATACGTACGTGTTGCCTGATTCTTTGGGGCGCTATCCTACTGTGCGCGAAGAGAAGGTTGCGATTGTTATCGACACTGTCCCGAGCAGCAACCACACCATACACAGACAATGGCAATTTGAAGCCACCTTTAATTTCTGTTAGTTTAATGGAGAGGATCTGCAAGGTCTCCGCGACGATAGCATCGTCTAAGCTGGGTTTAGGTGTCAAGTGTGTGAAATGCATGGAGCTCAATTGCGCTGCATGCAAGCACCAAAGAGAAGCATGTGTTAGAAATCAAACATGAACTAGTCTTAGACAAGCAAAAGGGCAAATATATTCCCTTGCCGCTTGTACAAGGAAGGTCGATCAACCAAAGGTAAAAGGATGGGAGGAATTGAAAACTAGCTACCTAAAGAAAATTAAAAGTGCATGCATGTCAACTCACTTGTGTCTTCGAAGAAACCGCACCCCTCAGGTCCCCGTCTAGATTCCCAGGGCCTTCTGTAGCAAGCGAAATCCTCTTCCTCAGCGGCTATCTCCTCCTTCTCCATGGTTAATTCTTGGACTTATTTGCCTATGTCCATATCGTCCATCTCGACCTCGGCCATATGTTTCTGTATGTCCATCTCAACCTTGGTCGTCTGCTTCTGCTTGTCCATCTTGACCTCGGTCATCGGCTTCTGCTTGTCGATCTCAACCTCAGTCATCTGCTTCTACTTGTCAACCTTCAGGTCGATCATGTGCTGATCACTACTCTGGATGTCAGAGCCATGGGGAAGAAATCTTAGCAGCTGCTGCTGCTACCCGGATTCCTCTTCCATCTCGAAATCCATGGATGGAGCAGCAGCACAAACCCTGTATTTCCCCTTCTTATGCCCCCCATGTTTCCCCTTCTTACGACCCCCGTGTTTCCCCTTCTTACTGCCAAGAGACTGATCATTACTCTGAATCTGAAGGCCACAGGGAAGAAGTTGAGACTGTTGCTGCTTCCTAGATCCCCCTTCCATATCCGTCTCACGAGGCAATGGACCAATCACCTGCTTCTCCATGAAGGGTTTCGCTCTGACTTCCATTCCTGCCTTGGCCATTTGCTTCCCCTCCACCTCATCCCACACCCAATTAGGTATACTCTTTAAAAGAAAGTGCAAGTTACGAATTGCTTCACTTGTCCTGTGATACACTGCTGACAACTCTTCAATCTGCATCTCAGGGTAGAAGTTGACCGCGCCTCTGCCTGCCTCCATCATCTCTTTGAGCACCTGCACACAGGATTCGAGCTTTGAAAAGAGTATAGACTGCTGCTGCTTCCAGGTTTCCCTTTCCTCCGAGAGTGATATGTGCGACTTGTTTGCCATATCCTTGACCTGTTCCCCCAAGAGGGATTTGCGTCTGTCCATCTCAACCTCTGGCTCATTAGCACCACCATCCAATTTGTCTAACTTGTTTGCCACATCCGTCGGCTGCTGCTGGGTCTCCAGAACCATGACTTGTTTCTCTTTGAGAGATTTGCCTCTGCCCATCTTAACCTCTgtctcatcaccaccaccatccaaTATGTCTAACTTGTTTGCCATATCCCTGGGCAGCTGCTGGGTCTCCAGAAATTTGACCTGTTCCTCCGAGAGGGATTCGCCTCTGTCCAATTCCACCAATTTGGATACGGACAAGTCCAAATTCTGGAACTGGGCCCCCAAGGTTGTCGCCACATCGTCATTGGTACCTTGCGGACAAATCTCATGGTGGTTATGCACAGA is a window of Triticum dicoccoides isolate Atlit2015 ecotype Zavitan chromosome 2B, WEW_v2.0, whole genome shotgun sequence DNA encoding:
- the LOC119366001 gene encoding uncharacterized protein LOC119366001, yielding MATEGDSGKSTERQSEALSRSPQIQSKVPVRPPRNIKKGEPMDRAVSSQERRLLSGLIAKLDTEEANLRAEINNLRMKVVKEGAETTSGEGFSLVLGKPALWIALDGYRREQYRLKSAMKRGITPDMVAKYPELGSVAAKVRKQPKDMVLGTQQQPKDMANKSGILDGGGDDRGKSPVLEEQVPIADWKFKPEMEVDSVTHTNESPRDFSIVLNTDESPMDSIMLNTDESPTLEPVLSCVPDIQSKDKSSTLQPVLCCGPDIQSKVHVLPLPPHCRKQEDTVLPPKHLLQQQKQPSVHNHHEICPQGTNDDVATTLGAQFQNLDLSVSKLVELDRGESLSEEQVKFLETQQLPRDMANKLDILDGGGDETEVKMGRGKSLKEKQVMVLETQQQPTDVANKLDKLDGGANEPEVEMDRRKSLLGEQVKDMANKSHISLSEERETWKQQQSILFSKLESCVQVLKEMMEAGRGAVNFYPEMQIEELSAVYHRTSEAIRNLHFLLKSIPNWVWDEVEGKQMAKAGMEVRAKPFMEKQVIGPLPRETDMEGGSRKQQQSQLLPCGLQIQSNDQSLGSKKGKHGGRKKGKHGGHKKGKYRVCAAAPSMDFEMEEESG